A window of Candidatus Nitrospira allomarina genomic DNA:
AACTAGCCACAGGGAAATCATTGGGGAGATACCCGTAATTATCCCTATAATAGGGGTGAAGATGCAAGGGGATAAAATGCACACTCGTTCCGATGCCCTGTTTCTTCAGAAGATCAATCATTTCGTTCCGTCCGACCCGCAACCGTTCCAGGTCTAACTGAATGACGTAGAGGTGCCAGGCATGCTCCACATCGTCGGCAACATGGGGTACCGTAATTTCCGGAATATCCTTAAAACCTTCATTATAGAGGCTGGCGTACCGCTGGCGGATCGTTCCAAAGCGGTCGCATTTGTGTAGCTGGGGAATTCCTAGTGCTGCCGCAATATCCGTCAAATTATACTTATACCCAGGATAGCAAATCTCGTAATACCAGGTTCCTTCAGGGGTATATCGATTAACGGCATCCCGCGAGATGCCGTGCAGACTTAAAATTCGCATGCGCTCTGCCCATTCGGCATTTTCGGTCGTGGCCATCCCCCCTTCACCAGTCGTGATCGTCTTGGTTGAATAAAAAGAAAAGCACGTAATATCTCCCAATGACCCGACCATCCTTCCACGATAACGGGTCGGAAGAGCGTGGGCAGCATCCTCAATAACCTTCAAATGGTGAATTCTGGCAATCTCCAGAATGCGATCCATTTCACAGGGCTGACCAGCATAATGAACAGGTATGATCGCTTTTGTTCTCGGCGAGATCGCTTTTTCAATCTGGCCTACATCAATATTCAAGGTATCAGCCCGGCAATCCACCAACACCGGCTTCGCCTTGAGATAATGCACCACCTCTGCTGTGGCGGCAAAGGTCATGGTGGGCACAATGACCTCGTCGCCTTCTGTCACGCCAACGGCTTCGAGGGCAAGATGCAAAGCAGCCGTACAGGAATTCAGGGCCACAGCATGTCGAGCTTCTACCCGGTGCGCAAACTCCGCCTCGAACTGCTTAGTCTTTGAACCTGTGGTTAACCACCCTGAACGGAGGGTCTCGACCACCGACTGAATTTCTTCCTCCCCAATATCAGGAACATGAAAGGGTAAAAATTGGTTCATCCTGTCTTACCTCGATCGATGAATAGGAAAATAGAGAAAATTTTACATCAACTGTTTAAAAGTGAAGAGAGATGGGTTTTTACTCGTTTACCTAAGCCCAATTTGATGAAACTCGACCCCAACCACAGCATCTTTCCTTACAAGAATGCCTATACCTTACGAATGACTCCGAGATAATGAGTATTGAATACTTTACATCGTTCGAGAAGGTAACAAGCCAATAAGGAATAAGGCGCAAGCAACCGAGCCAGAGGGGGAGCCAGAGTGATGCGTCGAAGTTCAATTCGACAGCCCGAAAACAGCTGCTTGATTTTCCGTTTATTTATCCCCTGAACATCAGGGTTTCTGGGATTATTCACATGAAAGTCATACCAGAGAATAGCTCCATTTTCCTTTATAACTCGGAGCATTTCTAGGGCAATTTGTTGCCTCAAAGTGGGATCAAGTACGGAGGAAAAAACCGTAGACTGGAGAACGATATCAAACGACCCATCCCTAAAACCAAGCTTCCCCGCACTCCCACATTCAATTTCTACTCCTTCAGGGCAGAGTCTTCTAGCTACTTCTACGCGATCTGAAAGAAGATCTATCCCTGTAATATTTTTGGGCTTGGCACCCCATTTAATGAACTCTCTAAGCCAATATCCTCTTCCACAGCCAATTTCAAGAATTTTTATGTTATCTAAACAAGCAAACCCATGTTGCTTCAGAGCAACCAGCATCCGCCGTTCTTGTTCCTGCACCATAAAAACATAGCTTGGATTAAACCACGAATAAAAAGTATTTTCTGTCCGCTTGGCATAGGCGGCTTGAATCCGAGCTTCTTCAACTTTTTCGGACGCAGAGGATTGATCATCCATAGCACCACCTGCATCCCAAATTCGCGACTGCCCCTAAAAATGAATTTCTTACGAACATCTAAATATTGAGAAGAGATCGCGATTTGAGTGAGTTCGTTAAGAAGTTCATCATGACACTGTCCAGGCAAAATCAAATAGCCCGATCTCACTCATCTTTTCCGGAAGCTATCATCTTTCTTTAAAATATCGATATCCACCTTGCAAACCCTCAAACGATGATAGGCCATACGCACAGCACAATTCCCTTCACCAGGT
This region includes:
- a CDS encoding DegT/DnrJ/EryC1/StrS family aminotransferase, whose translation is MNQFLPFHVPDIGEEEIQSVVETLRSGWLTTGSKTKQFEAEFAHRVEARHAVALNSCTAALHLALEAVGVTEGDEVIVPTMTFAATAEVVHYLKAKPVLVDCRADTLNIDVGQIEKAISPRTKAIIPVHYAGQPCEMDRILEIARIHHLKVIEDAAHALPTRYRGRMVGSLGDITCFSFYSTKTITTGEGGMATTENAEWAERMRILSLHGISRDAVNRYTPEGTWYYEICYPGYKYNLTDIAAALGIPQLHKCDRFGTIRQRYASLYNEGFKDIPEITVPHVADDVEHAWHLYVIQLDLERLRVGRNEMIDLLKKQGIGTSVHFIPLHLHPYYRDNYGYLPNDFPVASSVFERIISLPIYPKMTEVDIQKVIEVVITLIKSHRR
- a CDS encoding class I SAM-dependent methyltransferase; its protein translation is MDDQSSASEKVEEARIQAAYAKRTENTFYSWFNPSYVFMVQEQERRMLVALKQHGFACLDNIKILEIGCGRGYWLREFIKWGAKPKNITGIDLLSDRVEVARRLCPEGVEIECGSAGKLGFRDGSFDIVLQSTVFSSVLDPTLRQQIALEMLRVIKENGAILWYDFHVNNPRNPDVQGINKRKIKQLFSGCRIELRRITLAPPLARLLAPYSLLACYLLERCKVFNTHYLGVIRKV